One window of Prionailurus bengalensis isolate Pbe53 chromosome B1, Fcat_Pben_1.1_paternal_pri, whole genome shotgun sequence genomic DNA carries:
- the LOC122471786 gene encoding LOW QUALITY PROTEIN: hypoxanthine-guanine phosphoribosyltransferase-like (The sequence of the model RefSeq protein was modified relative to this genomic sequence to represent the inferred CDS: deleted 1 base in 1 codon) — translation MNFLLLLWLPSARVPIGSVMATHSPSVMISDDEPGYDLDLFCIPHHYAEGLGKVFISHGLVMDRTEHLARDMLKEMGGHHIVALCVLKGGYKFFADLLDYIKAQNRNNDGSIPMTVDFIRLKSYYNDRSTGYIKVIGGDDLSILTGKNVLIVEDIIDTGKTMQTFLLSMVKQHNPKMVKVASLLVKRTPQKVVGYKPDVGFEIPDKFVVGYALDYNEYFSDSNHICVISETGKAKYKA, via the exons atgaaCTTTTTGCTCCTCCTCTGGCTGCCCTCAGCACGTGTGCCCATCGGCTCTGTTATGGCGACCCACAGCCCCAGCGTCatgattagtgatgatgaacCAGGTTATGACCTAGATTTATTTTGTATACCTCATCATTACGCTGAGGGTTTGGGAAAGGTGTTTATTTCTCATGGACTAGTTATGGACAGGACTGAGCATCTTGCCCGAGACATGTTGAAGGAGATGGGTGGCCATCACATCGTAGCCCTCTGTGTGCTCAAGGGGGGCTATAAATTCTTTGCTGACCTGCTGGATTATATCAAAGCACAGAACAGAAATAATGATGGATCCATTCCTATGACTGTAGATTTCATCAGACTGAAGAGCTACTATAATGACCGGTCAACAGGGTACATAAAAGTAATTGGTGGAGATGATCTCTCAATATTAACTGGAAAGAATGTCTTGATTGTTGAGGATATAATTGACACTGGCAAAACAATGCAAACCTTC TTGCTCTCCATGGTCAAGCAGCATAATCCAAAGATGGTCAAGGTTGCAAGCTTGCTGGTGAAGAGAACACCTCAAAAAGT tgttggctATAAACCAGACGTTGGATTTGAAATCCCAGACAAGTTTGTCGTAGGATATGCCCTCGACTACAATGAATACTTCAGTGACTCGAATCACATTTGTGTCATTAGTGAAACtggaaaagcaaaatacaaagccTAA